The Sciurus carolinensis chromosome 18, mSciCar1.2, whole genome shotgun sequence genome contains a region encoding:
- the Gpr139 gene encoding probable G-protein coupled receptor 139 produces the protein MEHTHAHLAANSSLSCGLGFVPVVYYSLLLCLGLPANILTVIILSQLVARRQKSSYNYLLALAAADILVLFFIVFVDFLLEDFILHMQMPRVPDKIIEVLEFTSIHTSIWITVPLTIDRYIAVCHPLKYHTVSYPARTRKVIVSVYVTCFLTSIPYYWWPNIWTEDYISTSVHHVLVWIHCFTVYLVPCSIFFILNSIIVYKLRRKSSFRLRGYSTGKTTAILFTITSIFATLWAPRIIVILYHLYGTPIQNLWLVHIMSDVANMLALLNTAINFFLYCFISKRFRTMAAATLKAFFKCQKQPIQFYTNHNFSITSSPWISPANSHCIKMLVYQYDKNGKPIKVSP, from the coding sequence CAAATATTCTGACGGTGATCATCCTCTCCCAGCTGGTGGCCAGACGTCAGAAGTCCTCCTACAACTATCTCTTGGCCCTGGCGGCGGCCGACATCTTGGTCCTCTTTTTCATCGTGTTCGTGGACTTCCTGTTGGAAGATTTCATCTTGCACATGCAGATGCCTCGCGTCCCCGACAAGATCATAGAGGTTCTGGAGTTCACGTCCATCCACACCTCCATCTGGATCACGGTTCCCTTGACCATCGACAGGTACATCGCCGTCTGCCACCCGCTCAAGTACCACACGGTCTCCTACCCAGCCCGCACCCGGAAAGTCATCGTCAGCGTGTACGTCACCTGCTTCCTGACGAGCATCCCCTACTACTGGTGGCCCAACATCTGGACGGAGGACTACATCAGCACCTCCGTGCACCACGTGCTGGTCTGGATCCACTGCTTCACCGTCTACCTGGTGCCCTGCTCCATCTTCTTCATCTTGAACTCCATCATTGTGTACAAGCTCAGAAGGAAGAGCAGCTTCCGGCTCCGCGGCTACTCCACGGGGAAGACCACAGCCATCCTgttcaccatcacctccatcttCGCCACGCTCTGGGCCCCCCGCATCATCGTGATCCTCTACCACCTCTACGGGACGCCCATCCAGAACCTCTGGCTGGTGCACATCATGTCCGACGTGGCCAACATGCTGGCCCTGCTGAACACCGCCATCAACTTCTTCCTTTACTGCTTCATCAGCAAGCGGTTCCGCACCATGGCGGCCGCCACGCTGAAGGCCTTCTTCAAGTGCCAGAAGCAACCCATCCAGTTCTATACCAACCATAACTTCTCCATAACCAGTAGTCCCTGGATCTCGCCGGCGAACTCGCACTGTATCAAGATGCTGGTATACCAGTATGACAAGAATGGGAAGCCTATAAAAGTCTCCCCTTGA